A window of Pedococcus aerophilus contains these coding sequences:
- a CDS encoding TetR/AcrR family transcriptional regulator produces MTDAAAGAPRRGRPGYDQETVLRRAIDLFNEQGYDGTSMGDLARELGFSKSAIYHHVPSKTHLLSQALDEALDGLTEVLDEASREVPGATAYDRLRRAVRLSVAVLVDHQPAVTLLLRVRGNSEVEVAALRRRRDLDARFAALVREAVEEGSLRSDVPPALVSRLLFGMVNSLVEWHRPGGAVDAGQLSDAITTIAFDGLALGRGSSGHQS; encoded by the coding sequence GTGACTGACGCAGCAGCCGGGGCTCCCCGCAGAGGGAGACCCGGGTACGACCAGGAGACGGTGCTGCGCCGAGCCATCGACCTGTTCAACGAGCAGGGCTACGACGGCACGAGCATGGGCGACCTGGCCCGTGAGCTCGGGTTCAGCAAGTCCGCGATCTACCACCACGTCCCGAGCAAGACGCACCTGCTCTCCCAAGCCCTCGACGAGGCGCTCGACGGGCTCACCGAGGTCCTCGACGAGGCGAGCCGGGAGGTGCCCGGCGCCACGGCCTACGACCGCCTGCGCCGTGCCGTGCGCCTCAGCGTCGCCGTCCTCGTGGACCACCAGCCCGCGGTGACCCTGCTGCTGCGGGTGCGTGGCAACAGTGAGGTCGAGGTGGCGGCGCTGCGTCGGCGACGTGACCTCGACGCGAGGTTCGCGGCACTGGTGCGGGAGGCCGTCGAGGAGGGCTCGCTGCGCTCGGACGTCCCGCCGGCGCTGGTGAGCCGCCTGCTGTTCGGCATGGTGAACTCCCTCGTCGAGTGGCACCGGCCCGGGGGAGCGGTCGACGCCGGGCAGCTCTCCGACGCCATCACGACGATCGCCTTCGACGGCCTGGCCCTCGG
- a CDS encoding FAD-binding protein, producing MVERNWAGNHTYAAARLVAPRSVPDLQALVAGADRVRALGSRHSFTGLADTEGVLVSTAALEDPSTPGAVEVDAGARTATVPGGASYGLVAAELERQGWALASLASLPHISVAGAVATGTHGSGDRTGSLSAAVAGLELVAADGSLVQVRRGDEGFEGCVVALGALGVVTRVTLDVEPTYAVRQDVFTGLPWSVLESDLDAITGAADSVSLFTRFDDTGVRQVWCKSRGADSTPDFFGAPRATRVMHMLDGAPTESVTDQTGEPGPWLERLPHFRLEFTPSRGAELQSEYLVPRHHALAALAELRRLQPVFASVMQNAEIRTVASDPLWLSGSHDVDVVGFHFTWELDEAGVHAVLPDIEAALLPLGARPHWGKCFAASADELAPLYPRWDDFQRLRDAHDPGRKFGGPFLDRVLG from the coding sequence ATGGTCGAACGCAACTGGGCCGGGAACCACACGTATGCCGCGGCCCGCCTCGTGGCGCCCCGGTCCGTCCCCGACCTCCAGGCGCTTGTCGCCGGTGCCGACCGCGTCCGGGCGCTGGGCTCGCGGCACTCCTTCACCGGGCTCGCCGACACCGAGGGCGTCCTCGTGTCCACGGCGGCGCTCGAGGACCCGTCCACCCCGGGGGCGGTGGAGGTCGACGCAGGTGCGAGGACCGCCACGGTCCCCGGCGGGGCGTCATACGGGCTCGTCGCGGCCGAGCTGGAGCGGCAGGGGTGGGCGCTCGCGTCCCTCGCCTCACTGCCGCACATCAGCGTGGCCGGTGCCGTGGCCACGGGCACGCACGGGTCGGGGGACCGGACCGGCTCGCTGTCGGCGGCGGTCGCCGGGCTCGAGCTGGTGGCGGCCGACGGGTCGCTCGTGCAGGTCCGGCGTGGTGACGAGGGTTTCGAGGGGTGCGTCGTCGCCCTCGGTGCTCTCGGCGTCGTCACCCGCGTCACGCTGGACGTCGAGCCGACGTATGCCGTGCGGCAGGACGTGTTCACGGGTCTGCCGTGGTCGGTGCTGGAGTCCGACCTCGACGCGATCACGGGAGCGGCCGACAGCGTCAGCCTGTTCACGCGGTTCGACGACACGGGGGTGCGCCAGGTGTGGTGCAAGAGCCGCGGCGCGGACTCGACTCCCGACTTCTTCGGCGCACCCCGCGCGACCCGGGTCATGCACATGCTCGACGGTGCGCCCACCGAGTCGGTGACCGACCAGACCGGGGAACCCGGCCCGTGGCTCGAACGGCTCCCGCACTTCCGCCTCGAGTTCACCCCGAGCCGAGGGGCGGAGCTGCAGAGCGAGTACCTCGTGCCGCGTCACCACGCGCTCGCCGCCCTTGCAGAGCTGCGGCGGTTGCAGCCGGTGTTCGCGTCGGTGATGCAGAACGCCGAGATCCGCACCGTGGCGTCAGACCCGTTGTGGCTCAGCGGATCCCACGACGTGGACGTGGTGGGGTTCCACTTCACCTGGGAGCTCGACGAGGCGGGCGTGCATGCCGTCCTCCCGGACATCGAGGCGGCTCTCCTCCCGCTCGGCGCACGGCCGCACTGGGGCAAGTGCTTCGCGGCGTCCGCTGACGAGCTGGCTCCGCTGTACCCGCGGTGGGACGACTTCCAGCGGCTGCGCGACGCCCACGACCCGGGGAGGAAGTTCGGCGGTCCCTTCCTCGACCGTGTCCTCGGTTGA